In a single window of the Pandoraea pulmonicola genome:
- a CDS encoding DUF2905 domain-containing protein has translation MFRWMFTIFFAICILSAASPWLAKIGIGRLPGDLRIRWRGREVVFPFASTVLLSLAFNLLIRIL, from the coding sequence ATGTTTCGCTGGATGTTCACGATCTTCTTCGCGATATGCATCCTGTCGGCAGCCTCGCCGTGGCTGGCGAAGATCGGCATCGGCCGCTTGCCCGGCGATCTACGCATACGCTGGCGCGGGCGCGAGGTGGTCTTTCCATTCGCGTCGACCGTCCTGCTCTCGCTCGCCTTCAACCTGCTGATCCGCATCCTGTAA
- a CDS encoding class I SAM-dependent methyltransferase, which produces MNQVAPKPHSLPVPEPDALEHSRRLSAYLLDAIDTAGGWLPFDRFMELALYAPGLGYYAAGAAKFGRLAADGSDFVTAPELTPLFARTLARQFGEIFEQTGDAQVLEFGAGSGRLAADLLLALEAEGSPCDRYSIMELSGELRARQRDTIARAAPHLLDRVTWLDRLPDAFHGVMLGNEVLDAMPVRLWARRPHANGQNDQPQPVWFERGVVRMPGAPDGFAWEERRYEGTLPEALAPLADLPPTQEYLTETHEAASAFVRSIAPLLARGVLLLIDYGFPAREYYHPQRAHGTLMCHYRHHAHDDPFYYPGLQDITAHVEFSGIADAGVEAGLDLLGFTSQARFLMNAGIVELMSALDPSDPKTFLPAAAAAQKLLSEAEMGELFKVIAFGRGMDEWAGLIGFATGDRSHAL; this is translated from the coding sequence ATGAATCAGGTCGCACCGAAACCCCATAGTTTACCCGTTCCGGAGCCGGACGCGCTCGAACACTCGCGCCGGCTCTCGGCTTATCTCCTCGACGCCATCGACACCGCCGGCGGCTGGCTCCCGTTCGACCGCTTCATGGAGCTGGCCCTGTACGCTCCCGGTCTCGGCTACTACGCCGCGGGCGCCGCCAAGTTCGGGCGTCTCGCCGCCGATGGCAGCGACTTCGTCACCGCACCGGAACTCACGCCGCTCTTCGCGCGCACGCTCGCGCGTCAGTTCGGCGAAATCTTCGAACAGACGGGCGACGCGCAGGTGCTCGAATTCGGTGCGGGATCCGGGCGGCTCGCCGCCGACCTGCTGCTCGCGCTCGAAGCCGAAGGCTCGCCGTGCGACCGGTACTCGATCATGGAGCTCTCCGGCGAGCTGCGCGCCCGCCAGCGCGACACCATCGCCCGCGCGGCGCCCCACCTGCTCGATCGCGTGACGTGGCTCGATCGTCTGCCCGACGCCTTTCACGGCGTCATGCTCGGCAACGAAGTGCTCGACGCCATGCCCGTGCGTCTGTGGGCGCGCCGCCCGCATGCGAACGGACAGAACGACCAGCCCCAACCGGTCTGGTTCGAGCGCGGCGTCGTCCGCATGCCGGGTGCGCCGGACGGCTTCGCCTGGGAGGAACGCCGCTACGAGGGTACGTTGCCCGAGGCACTCGCGCCGCTCGCGGACTTGCCGCCGACACAGGAATATCTGACCGAGACGCATGAAGCCGCGTCGGCGTTCGTGCGCAGCATCGCTCCGCTGCTGGCCCGCGGCGTATTGCTGCTCATCGACTATGGCTTCCCCGCGCGCGAGTACTATCACCCTCAGCGCGCGCACGGCACGCTGATGTGCCACTATCGCCATCACGCGCACGACGATCCGTTCTATTACCCGGGCTTGCAGGACATTACGGCGCATGTGGAGTTTTCCGGCATTGCCGACGCCGGCGTGGAAGCCGGACTCGATCTGCTCGGCTTCACGTCGCAGGCGCGATTCCTGATGAATGCCGGCATCGTCGAGTTGATGAGCGCGCTCGACCCGAGCGATCCGAAGACGTTCCTGCCGGCCGCTGCCGCCGCGCAGAAACTGCTCTCGGAAGCGGAGATGGGCGAACTCTTCAAGGTCATCGCGTTCGGTCGCGGCATGGACGAATGGGCCGGGCTGATCGGCTTCGCCACAGGCGACCGCAGCCACGCACTCTGA
- a CDS encoding SDR family oxidoreductase, with amino-acid sequence MTVASTPRSTPAASDPARTSDVPRVALVTGGARRIGRAIALRLAALGWDVAVHYERSHDEALETVTAIEALGRRAVALQASLADESATAGLIARCAQSLGVPACLVNNASRFEYDCADDFGYQALERHMRVNAGAPLVLAREMHKALGDAGRGVVVNLLDQKLANPNPDYLSYTLSKAALDVATTLLAQAFAPRLRVVGVAPGVTLLSVDQTPAGFAAAHASTPLGASSTPEDIAQAVAYLADAPAVTGTVLYVDGGQHLASSSRDVKFLTEPADADRSR; translated from the coding sequence ATGACCGTTGCATCGACGCCACGCTCCACGCCTGCCGCAAGCGATCCCGCGCGCACGTCCGACGTGCCGCGCGTGGCGCTCGTGACGGGCGGTGCGCGCCGCATCGGCCGCGCCATTGCGTTGCGGCTGGCGGCGCTGGGCTGGGACGTCGCCGTTCATTACGAGCGCTCGCACGACGAGGCGCTCGAGACGGTGACCGCCATCGAAGCGCTGGGCCGCCGCGCGGTGGCGTTGCAGGCGTCGCTCGCCGACGAGAGCGCCACCGCCGGGCTGATCGCGCGCTGCGCGCAATCGCTCGGCGTGCCGGCATGCCTGGTGAACAACGCCTCGCGCTTCGAGTACGACTGCGCGGACGACTTCGGCTACCAGGCGCTCGAGCGCCATATGCGCGTGAATGCCGGGGCGCCGCTGGTGCTGGCGCGCGAAATGCACAAGGCGCTCGGCGATGCCGGGCGCGGCGTCGTCGTCAATCTGCTCGATCAGAAGCTGGCGAATCCGAACCCGGACTATCTGTCGTACACGCTGTCGAAGGCGGCGTTGGACGTGGCGACGACATTGCTGGCACAGGCGTTTGCGCCCCGGCTGCGTGTCGTCGGCGTCGCGCCGGGCGTGACGCTGCTGTCCGTGGACCAGACGCCGGCCGGTTTCGCGGCGGCGCATGCTTCCACGCCGCTGGGCGCGTCGTCCACGCCCGAGGACATCGCGCAGGCCGTGGCCTATCTGGCCGATGCACCGGCCGTGACCGGCACGGTGCTGTATGTCGACGGCGGGCAACACCTCGCGAGTTCGTCGCGCGACGTGAAATTTCTGACCGAGCCGGCCGACGCCGACCGGTCTCGTTGA
- a CDS encoding dihydroneopterin aldolase yields the protein MHSALSHPRLMDCRRMFLRDYEVFINIGVHDHEKRGEQRVLINVQLFVPLAESTPVADKLEEVVDYDFMRLTIAKRVSQGHIHLQETLCDDVARALLAHPRVRAVGVSTEKPDVYPDCHSVGIEVFMMKDA from the coding sequence ATGCATAGCGCTCTTTCCCACCCTCGCCTGATGGACTGCCGTCGCATGTTCCTGCGCGACTATGAAGTGTTCATCAACATCGGCGTGCACGATCACGAGAAGCGTGGCGAGCAGCGCGTGCTGATCAACGTCCAGTTGTTCGTGCCGCTGGCCGAGAGCACGCCCGTGGCGGACAAGCTCGAGGAAGTCGTCGACTACGACTTCATGCGCCTGACGATCGCCAAGCGCGTGAGCCAGGGACATATTCATTTGCAGGAGACCCTTTGCGACGACGTCGCGCGTGCGCTGCTGGCGCATCCGCGCGTGCGCGCGGTGGGCGTGTCGACCGAGAAACCCGACGTCTATCCCGATTGCCACTCGGTGGGCATCGAAGTGTTCATGATGAAGGATGCCTGA
- the ttcA gene encoding tRNA 2-thiocytidine(32) synthetase TtcA — protein sequence MPETGAPLAATGNAAADSVKKAQKLAFENNKLEKRLCRLTGQAIGDYNMIEQGDRVMVCMSGGKDSYAMLDILLKLRERAPIDFSIVAVNLDQKQPGFPEHVLPDYFRSIGVDFHIENQDTYSIVKRVVPEGKTTCSLCSRLRRGILYRVAGELGATKIALGHHRDDIIETVFLNLFYGGKLKGMPPKLQSDDGRNVVIRPLAYVRESDLERYAEYKQFPIIPCTLCGSQPNLKRTEMKALIRQWEKQHPGRIKSIFSALSNVIPSHLMDTNLHDFKNLRATGQPDPLGDIAFDEAPCGDENDAGIIRITQFDD from the coding sequence ATGCCCGAGACCGGCGCGCCCCTTGCCGCGACCGGAAACGCTGCCGCCGACAGCGTGAAGAAGGCGCAGAAGCTCGCTTTCGAGAACAACAAGCTGGAAAAGCGCCTGTGCCGTCTGACGGGGCAGGCCATCGGCGACTACAACATGATCGAGCAGGGCGATCGCGTCATGGTGTGCATGTCCGGTGGCAAGGACAGCTACGCCATGCTCGACATTCTGCTCAAGCTGCGCGAGCGCGCGCCGATCGACTTCTCCATCGTCGCCGTCAATCTCGATCAGAAGCAGCCTGGCTTCCCGGAGCATGTGCTGCCCGACTACTTCCGGTCCATCGGCGTGGATTTCCACATCGAAAATCAGGATACGTATTCGATCGTCAAGCGCGTGGTCCCCGAAGGCAAGACGACGTGCTCGCTGTGCTCGCGTCTGCGTCGCGGCATTCTCTACCGCGTGGCGGGCGAGCTCGGCGCGACCAAGATCGCGCTGGGTCATCACCGCGACGACATCATCGAGACGGTATTCCTGAATCTGTTCTACGGCGGCAAGCTCAAGGGCATGCCGCCCAAGCTCCAGTCGGACGACGGCAGGAACGTGGTGATCCGTCCGCTCGCCTACGTGCGCGAATCGGACCTGGAGCGCTACGCAGAATACAAGCAGTTCCCGATCATCCCGTGCACGCTGTGCGGCAGTCAGCCGAATCTCAAGCGCACCGAGATGAAGGCGCTTATCCGCCAGTGGGAAAAGCAGCACCCGGGGCGTATCAAGTCGATTTTCAGTGCGCTTTCGAACGTGATTCCCTCGCATCTGATGGACACCAATCTCCACGACTTCAAGAATCTTCGTGCGACGGGACAGCCCGATCCGCTCGGCGATATCGCGTTCGACGAAGCGCCGTGCGGCGACGAGAACGACGCGGGCATCATCCGCATCACCCAATTCGACGACTGA
- the glmU gene encoding bifunctional UDP-N-acetylglucosamine diphosphorylase/glucosamine-1-phosphate N-acetyltransferase GlmU has product MNIVILAAGMGKRMSSKLPKVLQPLAGRPLLSHVIATARKLAPQQLIVVIGHGGDAVREAVAGDGVQFAEQAQQLGTGHAVQQAVPLLDESVPTLVLYGDVPLTRSETLQALLEAAGRDKLGVLTVDLENPSGYGRIVRDAAGNVQRIVEQKDANEAERAIREINTGILVAPTRALKRWLGGLKNQNAQGEYYLTDVIACAVADGVPVVTTQPAFAWEPNGVNDKAQLAELERDYQRNAAGALLAAGVTLVDPARFDLRGELACGTDVTIDVNCVFEGNVTIGDGAFIGANCVIRSSAIGAGTRIEAFSHLDGAVVGCDVHVGPYARLRPGAELGDEVHIGNFVEVKNASLAKGSKANHLAYVGDSTVGERVNIGAGTITCNYDGANKHRTIIEDDVFIGSDTQLVAPVTVRRGTTIAAGTTVWKDTPENALVLNGKTQVAKEGYVRPAKQKR; this is encoded by the coding sequence ATGAATATTGTGATTCTCGCCGCCGGTATGGGTAAGCGCATGAGCTCCAAGCTGCCCAAGGTGCTGCAGCCGCTCGCCGGCCGACCGCTTCTGTCGCATGTGATCGCCACGGCCCGCAAGCTCGCGCCGCAGCAGCTTATCGTGGTGATCGGGCACGGTGGCGACGCCGTGCGCGAGGCGGTCGCCGGCGACGGCGTTCAATTCGCCGAGCAGGCGCAACAACTTGGTACCGGCCACGCCGTGCAGCAGGCCGTGCCGTTGCTCGACGAGTCGGTGCCCACGCTGGTGCTGTATGGCGACGTGCCGCTCACGCGCTCCGAGACGCTGCAGGCGCTGCTCGAGGCCGCTGGTCGCGACAAGCTCGGTGTGCTGACCGTGGACCTGGAGAATCCGTCGGGCTATGGCCGTATCGTGCGCGACGCGGCGGGCAACGTGCAGCGCATCGTCGAACAGAAGGATGCCAACGAGGCGGAGCGCGCCATTCGCGAGATCAATACCGGCATTCTCGTGGCGCCGACGCGCGCGCTCAAGCGCTGGTTGGGCGGCTTGAAGAACCAGAACGCGCAGGGCGAGTACTACCTCACCGACGTGATCGCCTGCGCGGTCGCCGACGGTGTGCCGGTCGTCACCACGCAACCGGCTTTCGCCTGGGAGCCGAACGGCGTGAACGACAAGGCGCAGCTCGCCGAGCTCGAGCGCGACTACCAGCGCAACGCGGCCGGCGCGCTGCTGGCGGCGGGCGTGACCCTCGTCGATCCGGCGCGTTTCGACCTGCGCGGTGAGCTCGCCTGCGGCACGGACGTCACCATCGATGTCAATTGCGTGTTCGAAGGGAACGTGACGATCGGCGATGGCGCGTTCATCGGCGCGAACTGCGTGATCCGCAGCAGCGCCATTGGGGCGGGCACGCGGATCGAGGCGTTCAGCCATCTGGACGGTGCGGTGGTCGGATGCGACGTGCACGTGGGGCCGTATGCGCGTTTGCGCCCCGGCGCCGAACTGGGCGATGAGGTGCACATCGGCAACTTTGTCGAAGTGAAGAATGCCTCGCTCGCAAAGGGTTCGAAGGCCAATCATCTGGCCTATGTCGGCGATTCGACCGTGGGCGAGCGCGTGAATATCGGCGCCGGCACCATCACCTGCAATTACGATGGCGCGAACAAGCACCGCACGATCATCGAGGACGATGTCTTCATCGGCTCGGACACTCAGCTCGTGGCGCCGGTGACGGTGCGTCGCGGCACGACCATCGCGGCGGGGACGACGGTATGGAAGGACACGCCGGAAAATGCCCTGGTGCTCAACGGCAAGACCCAGGTGGCGAAGGAGGGCTACGTCCGTCCCGCCAAGCAGAAGCGGTAA
- the glmS gene encoding glutamine--fructose-6-phosphate transaminase (isomerizing), which yields MCGIVGAVARRNVVPVLVEGLRRLEYRGYDSCGVAVLKDGVPQRARSVSRVADLDEQLAQTHLAGETGIAHTRWATHGAPITDNAHPIFSRDEVALVHNGIIENHESLREELRGLGYAFVSQTDTEVIAHLVHHLLTNGAAGDLYHAVRLATRRLHGAYAIAVFRKQEPHRVVGARAGSPLVVGVGEGENFLASDALALAGTTDQFIYLEEGDVVELTLDGVKIVDRNDAAVQREVRTVQAYSGAVELGPYRHYMQKEIFEQPRAIGDTMEGVEGISPTLFGDNAEATLSGVDSILILACGTSYYSGMTAKYWLESLAQIPTQVEVASEYRYRDSVPNPKTLVVTISQSGETADTMAALQHAQSLGMTNTLAICNVGTSAMVRQTALHYLTRAGTEIGVASTKAFTTQLTALFLLTLTLAKLRGRLSATQEADYLTQLRHLPAALNSVLALEPQIIAWAEEFARRENALFLGRGLHYPIALEGALKLKEISYIHAEAYPAGELKHGPLALVTDQMPVVTVAPRDALVEKLKSNMQEVRARGGQLYVFADSDTEIANAEGVHVIRMPEHYGQLSPILHVVPLQLLAYHTACARGTDVDKPRNLAKSVTVE from the coding sequence ATGTGCGGCATTGTCGGCGCGGTGGCGCGACGTAATGTGGTACCGGTGTTGGTCGAAGGGCTGCGTCGCCTGGAGTATCGCGGCTATGACTCGTGCGGCGTGGCCGTGTTGAAGGATGGGGTGCCGCAGCGCGCACGCAGCGTGTCGCGCGTGGCGGACCTCGACGAGCAACTCGCGCAAACCCATCTGGCCGGCGAGACCGGCATCGCCCACACGCGCTGGGCCACGCATGGCGCGCCGATCACGGACAACGCGCATCCGATCTTCTCGCGCGACGAAGTGGCGCTGGTGCACAACGGCATCATCGAGAACCACGAGAGCCTGCGCGAAGAGCTGCGCGGCCTCGGTTACGCGTTCGTGTCGCAGACCGACACCGAGGTGATTGCTCACCTGGTTCATCACCTCCTCACGAACGGCGCCGCCGGGGATCTGTACCACGCGGTGCGCCTGGCCACGCGTCGCCTGCACGGTGCCTACGCCATCGCCGTATTCCGCAAGCAGGAGCCGCACCGTGTGGTCGGCGCGCGTGCGGGTTCGCCGCTCGTCGTGGGCGTGGGCGAAGGCGAGAACTTCCTCGCTTCCGACGCGCTGGCGCTCGCCGGCACCACGGACCAGTTCATCTACCTGGAAGAGGGCGACGTCGTCGAGCTCACGCTCGATGGCGTGAAGATCGTCGATCGCAACGATGCCGCCGTGCAGCGCGAGGTTCGCACGGTGCAGGCGTATTCGGGGGCGGTGGAGCTGGGTCCGTATCGCCACTACATGCAGAAGGAAATCTTCGAGCAGCCGCGTGCCATCGGCGACACGATGGAAGGCGTGGAGGGCATTTCGCCGACGCTCTTCGGCGATAACGCCGAGGCCACGTTGAGCGGCGTCGACTCGATCCTGATTCTTGCGTGCGGCACCAGCTACTACTCGGGCATGACGGCGAAGTACTGGCTGGAGTCGCTTGCGCAGATTCCGACGCAGGTCGAAGTGGCGAGCGAATACCGCTATCGCGACAGCGTGCCGAATCCGAAGACGCTGGTGGTGACGATTTCGCAGTCGGGCGAGACGGCCGACACGATGGCGGCGCTGCAGCACGCGCAGTCGCTCGGCATGACGAACACGCTCGCGATCTGCAACGTGGGTACGAGCGCGATGGTGCGTCAGACGGCGCTGCACTACCTCACACGCGCGGGCACGGAAATCGGCGTGGCGTCGACGAAGGCGTTCACGACGCAGCTCACCGCGCTGTTCCTTCTGACGCTGACGCTGGCGAAGCTGCGCGGGCGTCTGTCCGCGACGCAGGAAGCTGACTACCTCACGCAACTGCGTCACCTGCCGGCGGCGCTCAACAGCGTGCTGGCGCTCGAGCCGCAGATCATTGCGTGGGCGGAAGAGTTTGCCCGTCGCGAGAACGCGCTGTTCCTGGGACGTGGTCTGCACTACCCGATCGCGCTCGAAGGGGCGCTCAAACTCAAGGAAATCTCGTACATCCATGCCGAGGCATATCCGGCCGGTGAGTTGAAGCACGGCCCGCTGGCGCTGGTGACCGATCAGATGCCGGTGGTCACGGTGGCGCCGCGCGACGCGCTGGTCGAGAAGCTGAAGTCGAACATGCAGGAAGTGCGCGCGCGGGGTGGCCAGTTGTACGTCTTTGCCGACTCGGACACGGAAATTGCGAACGCCGAGGGCGTCCACGTCATTCGCATGCCGGAGCACTACGGCCAGCTCTCGCCGATTCTGCACGTCGTACCGCTGCAACTGCTCGCGTACCACACCGCGTGCGCACGCGGCACCGACGTCGACAAGCCGCGCAACCTCGCGAAATCGGTGACGGTGGAGTAA
- a CDS encoding methyltransferase family protein translates to MHSEKKFDASSIEGWLPDAYVAAPIVPPLAVPSLPDRRSLREMAVEVSVRLAGGLALGAFAFVAWLQWSAAPERITLLLLVATSSLTVGLALFTRVPAKRDWRLVPVVVSVCGTFYFLAVRLEPGMRLIPENVGAFVCGVGILWQLYAKASLRRSFGIVPANRGIVSSGAYRWVRHPIYLGYVIADMGFLLTNFGAWNVTVYGGLLALQVIRILQEERFLASDPAYGEYRAKVRYRVLPGLF, encoded by the coding sequence ATGCATAGCGAAAAAAAGTTCGACGCATCGTCGATCGAAGGCTGGCTCCCCGACGCTTACGTCGCCGCGCCGATAGTTCCGCCCCTGGCGGTCCCTTCGTTGCCGGATCGCCGCAGTCTGCGAGAGATGGCCGTGGAAGTCTCCGTGCGCCTGGCGGGCGGGCTCGCGCTGGGGGCGTTTGCCTTCGTCGCGTGGCTGCAGTGGAGCGCGGCGCCGGAGCGCATCACCTTGCTGCTGCTGGTCGCCACGTCGTCGCTCACGGTCGGACTGGCGCTCTTCACACGCGTACCGGCCAAGCGCGATTGGCGACTGGTGCCGGTCGTCGTGTCGGTGTGCGGCACATTCTACTTCCTGGCCGTCCGACTCGAGCCCGGCATGCGGTTGATTCCGGAGAACGTCGGTGCGTTCGTGTGCGGCGTGGGAATCCTGTGGCAGTTGTACGCCAAGGCATCGTTGAGACGCTCATTCGGCATCGTTCCGGCCAATCGCGGCATCGTTTCCAGTGGCGCCTATCGATGGGTTCGCCACCCGATCTATCTCGGGTACGTGATTGCGGACATGGGGTTCCTGCTGACCAACTTCGGCGCGTGGAACGTCACGGTGTACGGGGGACTCCTCGCGCTGCAGGTCATCCGCATTCTCCAGGAGGAACGTTTCCTGGCCTCCGATCCGGCCTATGGCGAGTACCGCGCAAAGGTCCGCTACCGAGTCCTGCCCGGACTGTTCTGA
- a CDS encoding type II secretion system F family protein, producing the protein MLPWNEGHIAMLAGVFLVTFSVVLGLVLLLAPQRARGRVESIEGFGGIGGRGSPSATGDSGDNPWVERLAKWSKPISKLSLPKEGWESSTLRTRFINAGWRDASAPALYFAAKTLLALALPFIGFEVASPHYAATHRDLLMGLLVLLGAIGYYLPNMVLSRRIAWRQGVIFEDFPDALDLMTVCVEAGLSLDAALMRVAGEIHVRSPLLSDEFELLLLELRSGFSKEQALRNLSLRTGVEDIDTFVSMLIQAERFGTSVGASLRVLSEMLRTKRRLRAEERAARIALKLLFPLVFFIFPTLLLVLLGPALIQIYRVLLPTLSGSL; encoded by the coding sequence ATGTTGCCTTGGAACGAAGGACATATCGCGATGCTGGCGGGAGTATTCCTGGTGACGTTCAGCGTCGTGCTCGGACTCGTGCTGCTGCTCGCGCCGCAGCGCGCGCGTGGACGCGTTGAGAGCATCGAGGGCTTTGGGGGAATCGGGGGCCGCGGTTCGCCGAGTGCGACTGGCGATTCGGGTGACAACCCCTGGGTCGAGCGTCTCGCGAAATGGTCGAAGCCCATTTCGAAACTGTCCCTGCCCAAAGAGGGCTGGGAGTCGTCGACGCTGCGCACCCGGTTCATCAACGCCGGCTGGCGCGACGCCTCGGCCCCGGCGTTGTATTTCGCGGCCAAGACATTATTGGCACTGGCCCTGCCGTTCATCGGCTTCGAGGTCGCGAGTCCGCATTACGCGGCCACGCATCGCGATTTGCTGATGGGGCTGCTGGTACTGCTCGGCGCCATCGGCTACTACCTGCCGAACATGGTCCTTTCGCGCCGCATCGCATGGCGCCAGGGTGTGATCTTCGAGGACTTTCCCGACGCGCTCGACCTCATGACCGTGTGCGTCGAAGCAGGTCTGAGCCTCGATGCCGCGCTCATGCGCGTGGCCGGCGAGATTCACGTCCGCAGTCCGCTGCTGTCCGACGAGTTCGAACTGCTTCTGCTGGAGTTGCGTTCAGGCTTCTCCAAGGAGCAGGCGCTGCGCAACCTGAGCCTGCGCACGGGCGTCGAGGACATCGACACCTTTGTCTCAATGTTGATCCAGGCGGAGCGTTTTGGCACCAGCGTTGGCGCGTCGCTGCGAGTGCTGTCCGAGATGCTGCGGACCAAGCGGCGCCTGCGGGCCGAGGAGCGCGCGGCCAGGATCGCACTGAAGCTGCTGTTTCCGCTGGTGTTCTTCATTTTCCCGACGCTGTTGCTGGTGCTGCTCGGGCCGGCTTTGATCCAGATTTACCGCGTACTGCTGCCGACGCTGTCGGGTTCGCTCTAA
- a CDS encoding type II secretion system F family protein: MGNTPFYIFAVMLFLAVVLAVEGIYYWWSNQHSAAAKRIEARIRALSAGGNVDREHISILKSRLLGGSPGVERLLLRIPRVHALDLFIEQSGLSWSVARLLAWMLLHGLGFAMVVLLLPLTWRLAVPVGLIGASLPALYVSHRRGKRLELLERQLPEAADTIARALRAGHAFSGAIEMIGNEMADPIGGEFRIMFDEINYGVGINDALRNLATRVPIDDLRYFIIAVMIQRESGGNLAEIMTNIAELTRERLKLLQKVRVLSAEGRLSAIILEVLPFGVAGLLLIVNPTFLEVLWKDPAGIKISATALALMAVGMLWMRRIVRIHV, translated from the coding sequence ATGGGTAATACACCTTTCTACATCTTTGCCGTCATGCTGTTCCTGGCGGTGGTGCTTGCCGTCGAGGGCATCTACTACTGGTGGAGCAACCAGCACAGCGCCGCGGCCAAGCGCATCGAGGCGCGCATTCGCGCCCTGTCGGCGGGCGGAAACGTCGACCGCGAGCACATCTCGATCCTCAAGTCGCGCTTGCTCGGCGGCTCGCCGGGTGTCGAGCGCCTGCTCCTGCGCATACCGCGCGTGCACGCGCTCGACCTGTTCATCGAGCAATCGGGCCTGTCGTGGTCCGTCGCTCGCCTGCTCGCGTGGATGCTGCTGCACGGCCTGGGGTTCGCCATGGTCGTCCTGCTGCTGCCACTGACCTGGCGCCTGGCCGTGCCGGTGGGACTCATCGGCGCGAGCCTGCCGGCGCTATACGTCAGTCACCGGCGCGGCAAGCGGCTCGAACTGCTCGAACGACAGTTGCCGGAGGCAGCCGACACCATCGCGCGCGCCCTGCGTGCCGGCCATGCGTTCTCCGGCGCCATCGAAATGATCGGCAACGAAATGGCGGATCCTATCGGCGGGGAGTTCCGCATCATGTTCGACGAGATCAACTACGGCGTGGGCATCAACGACGCCCTGCGCAACCTCGCCACGCGCGTGCCGATCGACGACCTGCGTTACTTCATCATCGCCGTGATGATCCAGCGCGAGAGCGGCGGCAATCTCGCCGAAATCATGACGAACATTGCCGAGCTCACGCGCGAGCGACTCAAACTGCTCCAGAAGGTGAGAGTGCTTTCGGCCGAGGGCCGGCTCTCGGCGATCATTCTCGAGGTCCTGCCGTTTGGTGTGGCCGGGCTGCTGTTGATCGTCAACCCGACCTTCCTCGAGGTGCTGTGGAAGGACCCGGCGGGCATCAAGATCAGCGCGACGGCGCTGGCATTGATGGCGGTGGGCATGCTCTGGATGCGCCGGATCGTGCGCATCCACGTGTGA